A genome region from Pleurocapsa minor HA4230-MV1 includes the following:
- a CDS encoding Rieske 2Fe-2S domain-containing protein, translating into MTTTSNSSSTAILPGGSDSTVFDPQEAWYPIYFVDDLARRKLTRFTLLNTDLVIWWDKSAETWQVFEDKCPHRLASLSEGRVNEDGFLECPYHGWAFSGNGDCEVIPQQQPEGMAHTSARACVRSYPTAIAQGLLFVYPGIKENAAITPVPIIEPMEEDPDAWVCMNIFRDLPYDAHTLLENVIDASHIPYTHHKTVGNRSNVAPVELEVTESSKQGFKGIWQEGPRKGQLGTQYTTFTAPCLIWHDLTSKQFGRTLTVVYATPISKGKCRLFARFPFKFASPLPRFLIKLAPTWYSHLNQNGVLEDDQIFLHHQERYLEALGGSDNYSKAFYLPTKADLYVSELRQWVNLYNADPFPHQDLPPALSKELLLDRYHSHTKNCRSCSQALGVIKQIKQIAIAIPILTWAIIPLLSIFITLPSNLIAVGLSGTLLVFSLIWWQLNKIESKFYLGKETPPRNLPGKKK; encoded by the coding sequence ATGACCACAACTTCAAATAGTTCAAGTACAGCAATATTACCTGGGGGTAGTGACTCCACTGTTTTTGATCCGCAAGAAGCCTGGTATCCTATCTACTTTGTTGATGATTTAGCTCGGCGTAAACTAACTCGATTTACTTTACTCAATACAGATTTAGTTATCTGGTGGGATAAATCCGCTGAGACTTGGCAGGTATTTGAGGATAAATGTCCTCATCGTCTGGCATCTTTGAGTGAGGGCAGAGTTAACGAAGACGGTTTCTTAGAATGTCCCTATCATGGCTGGGCATTTTCGGGTAATGGTGACTGCGAAGTAATTCCCCAACAGCAACCAGAAGGAATGGCTCATACTTCTGCTAGAGCTTGTGTTAGATCTTATCCCACGGCGATCGCCCAAGGACTATTATTTGTTTATCCTGGTATTAAGGAAAACGCTGCTATAACTCCTGTACCGATTATTGAACCGATGGAAGAAGATCCTGATGCTTGGGTTTGCATGAATATCTTCCGTGATCTTCCTTATGATGCTCATACTCTACTCGAAAACGTTATTGATGCCAGCCACATTCCCTATACTCACCATAAGACTGTGGGAAATCGCTCCAATGTTGCACCTGTGGAATTAGAGGTCACCGAGTCGAGTAAACAAGGATTCAAAGGTATCTGGCAAGAAGGCCCTCGCAAGGGTCAATTAGGGACGCAATACACAACTTTTACCGCTCCCTGCTTAATCTGGCACGATTTGACCTCCAAGCAGTTTGGACGCACTCTAACAGTGGTCTATGCTACGCCGATTAGTAAAGGAAAATGTCGCTTATTTGCTCGTTTCCCCTTTAAGTTTGCATCTCCTTTGCCTCGCTTTTTGATTAAGCTTGCTCCAACTTGGTATTCTCACCTCAATCAAAATGGCGTATTGGAAGACGATCAGATTTTTCTGCATCATCAAGAACGCTACCTTGAGGCTTTGGGTGGTAGTGATAACTATAGCAAAGCGTTTTACTTGCCCACCAAAGCAGATTTATATGTATCCGAGTTACGCCAGTGGGTCAATCTTTACAATGCCGATCCTTTTCCCCATCAAGATCTACCCCCCGCATTATCAAAAGAACTACTACTAGATCGCTATCATTCCCATACCAAAAACTGTCGTAGCTGTAGTCAGGCTTTGGGGGTGATTAAACAAATTAAACAAATTGCGATCGCCATTCCTATTTTAACCTGGGCAATTATTCCTTTACTGTCGATATTTATCACCTTACCTAGTAATTTAATCGCAGTAGGCTTATCTGGCACATTGCTAGTGTTTAGCTTAATTTGGTGGCAACTCAACAAAATCGAATCGAAATTCTATTTGGGCAAAGAAACTCCACCCCGTAACTTACCAGGCAAAAAAAAATAA
- a CDS encoding DnaJ domain-containing protein, whose product MSSAEFKDYYATLGVRKTANISEIKKKFRQLALKYHPDRNQGNKVAEAKFKEISEAYDVLSDEDKRTKYHHFGQYWQKDVSTEHTTARSTNNHSSTNSKVDFNSTDFSQYGNFDEFINELLGRFSTPSSSSTSSANSSQGSNFSGFSQAETSSFVDDETSINLTYAEAFRGITKKLNLEQEIVEIRIPAGVKPNSQIRVAGKGKPSISGVSSDLYLKIKLNPHAFFSFEGDDLLCEVPITPDEAVLGSSINVPTPDGMVSMKIPAGINSGQVLRLRDKGWISPQGNRTDQLVKIVVETPQKINAQEREYYEKIRDLRLENPRSNLERISL is encoded by the coding sequence ATGTCTTCTGCCGAATTTAAAGATTACTACGCTACTTTAGGAGTTAGAAAAACAGCGAATATTAGCGAGATTAAAAAGAAGTTTCGTCAACTAGCTTTAAAGTATCATCCCGATCGCAATCAGGGAAATAAAGTTGCTGAGGCGAAATTCAAAGAAATTAGTGAAGCCTATGACGTGTTGTCTGATGAAGACAAGCGCACAAAATACCATCACTTTGGACAATATTGGCAAAAAGATGTAAGCACAGAACACACTACTGCTCGAAGTACTAATAATCACAGTAGTACTAACTCTAAAGTTGATTTCAACAGTACTGATTTTAGCCAATATGGTAATTTTGATGAATTTATCAATGAACTTTTAGGCCGTTTTTCTACTCCGAGTAGTAGCAGTACTTCATCAGCAAACTCATCTCAAGGTAGTAATTTTTCAGGTTTTAGTCAGGCTGAAACATCTAGTTTTGTTGATGATGAAACTAGCATCAATTTAACTTATGCTGAAGCTTTTAGAGGTATAACCAAAAAGCTTAACTTAGAACAAGAAATAGTGGAGATACGTATTCCTGCGGGAGTGAAACCTAATTCTCAGATTCGTGTAGCAGGGAAAGGAAAACCTAGTATTTCTGGAGTATCAAGCGATTTATATCTCAAAATCAAATTAAATCCTCATGCTTTTTTTAGTTTTGAGGGCGATGATTTACTTTGTGAAGTACCTATCACTCCTGATGAAGCAGTTTTAGGTTCATCAATTAATGTTCCTACTCCTGATGGGATGGTAAGCATGAAAATTCCTGCGGGTATAAATTCAGGTCAAGTATTGCGTTTGCGGGACAAAGGCTGGATTTCTCCTCAAGGAAACAGAACAGACCAATTAGTCAAAATTGTCGTGGAAACTCCACAAAAGATTAATGCTCAAGAAAGAGAATATTACGAAAAAATTCGCGATTTACGTCTGGAAAATCCTCGTAGTAACCTAGAGAGAATAAGCCTTTGA
- a CDS encoding glucose-1-phosphate adenylyltransferase, whose amino-acid sequence MKRVLGIILGGGAGTRLYPLTKLRAKPAVPLAGKYRLIDIPVSNCINSEILKIYVLTQFNSASLNRHLNRSYNFSGFREGFVEVLSAQQTKDNSGWFQGTADAVRQYIDSIKAWDVDEVIILSGDHLYRMDYSKFIEHHRESKADITLSVVPIDDKRASSFGLMKIDDRGRIIDFAEKPKGEELKQMQVDTTVLGLTPEQARQSPYIASMGIYVFKKDVLINLLEKNFDQTDFGNEIIPGAAKDHNLQAYLFKGYWEDIGTIESFYQANLALTKQPLPDFSFYDEKAPIYTRSRYLPPTKLLNCQVSESMIGEGCILKDCRINHSVIGVRTRIEENCTIEDSLIMGADFYEPFAERQSGLHNAAVPVGIGEGCTIRHAIVDKNARIGRNVQILNKERVEEAQREDAGFYIRSGIVVILKNALIQDNTLI is encoded by the coding sequence GTGAAAAGAGTATTAGGTATCATTCTAGGAGGCGGTGCAGGTACTCGTTTGTATCCCCTCACTAAGCTAAGAGCCAAACCAGCAGTCCCCTTAGCCGGTAAATATCGTTTAATCGATATTCCCGTCAGTAACTGTATTAATTCTGAGATTCTCAAAATATACGTTCTGACTCAGTTTAATTCTGCTTCTCTCAATCGTCATCTAAATCGCAGTTACAATTTTTCTGGCTTTAGAGAAGGGTTCGTAGAGGTACTGTCAGCACAGCAAACCAAAGATAACTCTGGTTGGTTTCAGGGAACGGCTGATGCGGTTCGTCAATATATTGACTCCATCAAGGCTTGGGATGTTGATGAGGTCATCATCCTTTCTGGCGATCACCTCTATCGTATGGATTACAGCAAGTTTATCGAGCATCATCGCGAAAGCAAGGCAGATATTACTTTGTCTGTAGTCCCAATTGACGACAAGAGAGCTTCCAGTTTTGGTCTAATGAAAATTGATGATCGAGGCAGAATTATCGACTTTGCGGAAAAGCCAAAAGGCGAAGAATTGAAGCAAATGCAGGTAGACACGACTGTATTAGGTTTAACTCCTGAACAAGCTAGACAAAGCCCTTACATAGCTTCTATGGGCATCTATGTGTTCAAAAAGGATGTTTTAATCAATCTATTAGAAAAGAACTTTGACCAGACTGATTTTGGCAACGAAATTATTCCTGGTGCAGCCAAAGATCATAATCTTCAGGCTTACTTATTCAAGGGTTACTGGGAAGACATTGGTACGATTGAATCATTTTATCAAGCAAATTTAGCCCTGACGAAGCAGCCATTGCCAGACTTTAGCTTCTATGACGAAAAAGCGCCAATTTATACGCGATCGCGCTATTTGCCACCTACAAAACTGCTTAATTGTCAAGTAAGTGAATCGATGATTGGAGAGGGCTGTATCTTAAAAGATTGTCGCATCAATCATTCTGTAATTGGTGTCAGGACTCGAATTGAAGAAAACTGTACCATAGAAGATAGTTTAATTATGGGAGCAGATTTTTACGAACCTTTTGCGGAAAGGCAGTCTGGGCTGCATAACGCAGCTGTTCCTGTTGGTATTGGTGAAGGATGTACAATTCGTCATGCTATTGTGGATAAAAATGCTCGTATTGGTCGTAATGTCCAAATTCTTAACAAGGAGCGAGTGGAAGAAGCTCAAAGAGAAGATGCAGGATTTTATATTCGTAGTGGCATTGTAGTTATTTTGAAAAATGCCTTGATTCAAGATAACACCTTGATCTAA
- a CDS encoding SufE family protein, which yields MSSTETSLPPKLAKIVERFQRRSDSKQKYKQLLWYGQKLPAMSEADKTEANKVKGCVSQVYITATLEDGKVQYQGDADAQLVKGLVAFLIEGLNDLPPAEIAQIEPSFIEDTGLKVSLTPSRANGFFNIFQMMKQKALNFNLDQAK from the coding sequence ATGTCATCAACCGAAACCTCTCTTCCACCGAAGTTAGCAAAGATCGTTGAGCGTTTTCAACGCCGTTCTGACTCTAAACAAAAATATAAGCAGTTGCTGTGGTATGGGCAAAAATTACCAGCTATGTCCGAAGCTGACAAAACTGAAGCCAATAAAGTCAAGGGTTGTGTTTCTCAGGTATATATTACTGCTACTTTAGAAGATGGTAAAGTTCAGTACCAAGGAGATGCTGACGCTCAGTTAGTTAAAGGATTGGTTGCTTTTTTGATTGAAGGCTTAAACGATCTACCACCAGCAGAAATTGCCCAGATTGAACCTAGTTTCATCGAAGATACTGGCTTGAAAGTTAGTCTCACACCTTCCCGTGCCAATGGCTTCTTTAATATTTTTCAAATGATGAAGCAAAAGGCTTTAAACTTTAACTTAGATCAAGCTAAATAA
- a CDS encoding transcriptional repressor, whose protein sequence is MAHYTASSLKAELNSRGWRMTPQREKILHVFQNLPKGDHLSAEELYDLLEQRRESISLSTIYRSVKLMARMGILRELELAEGHKHYELNQPYPHHHHHVVCIQCNNTIEFRDDTILKHSLKQCKKEGFQLIDCQLTVMTICPEAIRMGWPSALPTDWCCTRIISEQATKKKR, encoded by the coding sequence ATGGCTCACTACACGGCATCTTCTTTAAAAGCCGAACTTAACTCTAGGGGTTGGCGCATGACACCCCAAAGAGAAAAAATTCTGCACGTCTTCCAAAACTTACCTAAAGGTGATCACCTCAGCGCAGAAGAACTATACGATTTACTAGAGCAGCGCCGAGAATCTATTAGTCTATCTACTATCTACCGTAGCGTAAAACTAATGGCACGGATGGGTATTCTGCGTGAACTAGAACTGGCCGAAGGACATAAGCACTACGAACTAAATCAACCCTATCCCCACCATCATCATCACGTAGTTTGTATTCAATGCAATAATACAATCGAATTTAGAGATGATACAATTCTCAAACACAGTTTAAAGCAGTGCAAAAAAGAAGGCTTTCAGCTAATTGATTGTCAACTCACAGTAATGACTATTTGCCCTGAAGCAATTCGCATGGGTTGGCCATCAGCTTTACCCACTGACTGGTGCTGTACTCGCATCATCTCGGAACAAGCGACGAAAAAGAAAAGATAA
- a CDS encoding sugar ABC transporter substrate-binding protein, whose product MTKLSTKLSLCLLLGMILGGLSGCNPQKKANSNQLEFWTMQLKPTFDQYFAGINQTFEEQNKTVKLRWIDVSWSAMENKILTSISAKTAPDVVNLNPKFASQLATRNAWLDLESSVTPEVKATYLPKIWQASTIEVCQESKCNQQTFGLPWYLTTTITIYNQELLTAANLTQAPQTYAELAQAAQKIKAQTGKYAFFISFVPNDSADVLESLVKMGVNLIDESGKAAFNTPEGKAAFQYWVDLYQQQLLPPDVLTQGHRRGVELYQAGEIALLSSGAEFIDSINNNAPTVAQVSAVAPQITGENEKKSVAVMNLVIPRDSDKSAEALKYALFVTNTKNQLAFAQESNVLPSTTEAVEQYIKNIEQQPKSLKEQAKKVSASQLENAEILIPVTKNIHILQKTIYENLQAAMLKEKSVEQAVQDAAEEWNSLKDN is encoded by the coding sequence ATGACGAAGTTAAGTACAAAGTTAAGTCTGTGTCTCTTGCTAGGAATGATTTTAGGTGGACTCTCTGGCTGTAATCCGCAAAAAAAAGCTAACTCTAACCAGCTAGAATTTTGGACAATGCAGCTTAAACCCACCTTCGATCAATATTTCGCAGGCATCAATCAAACTTTTGAAGAGCAAAATAAAACAGTTAAGTTGCGCTGGATTGATGTTTCTTGGTCAGCGATGGAAAACAAAATCTTAACCTCAATCTCGGCTAAAACAGCACCAGATGTTGTTAATCTCAATCCTAAATTTGCTTCCCAGTTAGCGACGCGCAATGCTTGGTTGGATCTTGAGTCTAGTGTCACTCCTGAAGTAAAAGCTACCTACCTACCTAAAATCTGGCAGGCTAGCACGATTGAAGTGTGCCAAGAAAGTAAGTGTAATCAGCAAACCTTTGGTCTTCCCTGGTATCTCACAACTACGATCACTATTTATAATCAAGAACTTTTAACCGCAGCAAATCTGACTCAAGCACCTCAAACATATGCCGAGTTAGCTCAAGCAGCTCAAAAAATTAAAGCTCAAACAGGGAAGTATGCCTTTTTCATCTCCTTTGTTCCTAATGATTCAGCAGATGTTTTAGAATCTTTGGTCAAGATGGGCGTAAATTTAATCGATGAGTCGGGTAAGGCGGCTTTTAATACTCCTGAAGGTAAAGCTGCTTTTCAATATTGGGTCGATTTATATCAACAACAGCTGCTTCCTCCAGATGTCTTAACTCAAGGGCATCGTCGAGGAGTTGAGCTATATCAAGCGGGAGAAATTGCCCTGCTATCCTCTGGTGCTGAGTTTATTGACAGCATTAACAACAATGCGCCGACTGTAGCTCAAGTTTCTGCTGTTGCACCACAAATCACTGGTGAAAATGAGAAAAAGAGTGTTGCAGTCATGAATCTAGTTATTCCCCGTGATAGTGATAAATCTGCTGAGGCACTTAAGTATGCTTTGTTTGTCACTAATACCAAAAATCAACTAGCTTTTGCTCAAGAGTCGAATGTTCTTCCTTCTACCACTGAAGCAGTAGAGCAATATATCAAAAATATAGAACAGCAACCCAAGAGCTTAAAAGAACAAGCCAAAAAAGTTAGCGCCAGTCAGCTAGAGAATGCCGAAATTCTCATTCCTGTTACCAAGAATATACATATTTTGCAAAAAACAATCTATGAAAACCTACAAGCTGCTATGTTAAAAGAGAAAAGCGTCGAGCAAGCAGTTCAAGATGCTGCTGAAGAATGGAATAGTCTCAAAGATAATTGA
- the pilM gene encoding type IV pilus assembly protein PilM, whose amino-acid sequence MLKNLTNIFAKKGDRVGIEINAHKINIAQIAKQGQQYKLIKHVSADIPEGIYEDSKIVDSLALSELIKDTLKTNKISAKKVTSAVPMREAIIRVIPVPAELDEAELKDMVLVHEAGMYLPYPREEVDLDYAKLGYFMDEDGIEKVNVLLVATKKEVTDLYTEIFAQADLEINILEVNSFALIRTLREQLRQFGSKEAVVLVDLEFDNTEIAIVVEGVPQFSRTVPIGTHQMLSALSEAMNLPATGDSVMLHDLNLLDGIEDSGEIDASQMESGQTALLKILGELTEELSRSINFYINQSEDLEIAQLLLAGPGAGISQVDDFFTQKLNLPTAKIDPVAALGLDTSQEIAPKYRPGLGIVLGLGMREQ is encoded by the coding sequence ATGCTGAAAAATCTAACTAATATATTTGCCAAAAAAGGCGATCGCGTCGGCATTGAAATTAATGCTCACAAGATAAATATTGCGCAAATAGCTAAACAAGGACAGCAATATAAGCTGATTAAACATGTGTCAGCAGATATTCCTGAAGGTATATATGAAGATAGCAAAATTGTGGATTCTTTGGCTTTGTCAGAGCTAATTAAAGATACTCTTAAAACTAATAAAATTAGTGCCAAAAAAGTCACTAGTGCCGTACCAATGCGGGAGGCTATTATTCGAGTTATTCCTGTTCCCGCAGAATTAGACGAAGCTGAACTAAAAGATATGGTTTTGGTTCATGAAGCAGGAATGTATCTTCCTTATCCTAGAGAAGAAGTTGATTTAGACTACGCCAAACTAGGATATTTTATGGATGAAGATGGTATTGAAAAAGTCAATGTCTTATTAGTAGCAACTAAAAAAGAAGTTACAGATCTTTATACGGAAATTTTTGCGCAAGCAGATCTGGAAATTAATATTTTAGAAGTTAATAGCTTTGCTTTAATTAGAACCCTGAGAGAACAATTACGTCAGTTTGGTTCTAAAGAAGCCGTGGTTTTAGTCGATTTAGAATTCGACAATACCGAAATTGCGATCGTGGTGGAAGGAGTGCCTCAGTTTTCCCGTACTGTGCCAATTGGTACTCATCAAATGCTGTCTGCTTTATCTGAAGCCATGAATTTACCAGCTACTGGGGATTCGGTAATGCTTCATGATTTAAACTTACTAGATGGAATTGAAGACTCAGGGGAAATAGATGCGTCGCAAATGGAATCTGGACAAACAGCACTATTAAAAATTTTAGGAGAATTAACTGAAGAGTTGAGTCGTTCAATTAATTTTTATATTAATCAAAGTGAAGACTTAGAAATTGCCCAATTATTATTAGCAGGGCCAGGAGCTGGGATTAGTCAGGTTGATGATTTTTTCACCCAAAAACTTAATTTGCCCACGGCAAAAATAGACCCTGTAGCTGCTTTAGGTTTAGATACTAGTCAAGAAATAGCTCCTAAATATCGTCCAGGTTTAGGAATTGTATTAGGGCTAGGAATGAGAGAGCAATAA
- a CDS encoding PilN domain-containing protein, with protein sequence MYNLDINFLRERNPNQSIDLSRDFAQKKEPTLADKIPLALGAFVFILTPAITFMYLKNVQASTVTVQSEIKQIESEIADLGNQNKKIEAANAELAKVQKETAALVGVFEKIKPWAAIMQEVSDRTPPGVLVESMQQTGTTATAAPAPAPTDKDAPAAQAAPTASDLGINLAGVARSYEDVNDFVLFLQRSPFFNRQQVRINDASLTAFPVEVENKDNLPQNATLEIPEGIKFTISAQLNNAPASQLKEEIEKKGSIGLATRLNTLERKGATFK encoded by the coding sequence ATGTATAACTTAGATATTAATTTTCTGCGAGAGAGAAATCCCAATCAATCTATCGATCTCAGTCGTGATTTTGCTCAAAAGAAAGAACCCACTTTAGCTGATAAAATTCCGTTAGCTTTGGGGGCATTTGTCTTTATTTTAACTCCTGCAATTACTTTTATGTACTTGAAAAATGTGCAGGCAAGTACAGTAACTGTACAGTCAGAAATTAAGCAAATTGAGAGTGAAATTGCTGATTTAGGTAATCAAAACAAAAAAATTGAGGCTGCTAATGCAGAACTAGCAAAAGTCCAAAAAGAAACCGCTGCTTTGGTTGGCGTATTTGAAAAAATTAAGCCTTGGGCAGCAATTATGCAGGAAGTAAGCGATCGCACTCCCCCAGGAGTCTTGGTTGAATCCATGCAACAAACTGGTACGACTGCAACAGCTGCACCTGCACCTGCACCAACGGATAAGGATGCCCCCGCTGCTCAAGCTGCACCAACTGCTTCAGATCTGGGTATTAATTTGGCTGGAGTGGCTCGTTCCTATGAAGATGTTAATGATTTTGTCTTATTTCTTCAGCGATCGCCATTTTTTAATCGTCAACAAGTTCGCATTAATGATGCCAGTTTGACTGCTTTTCCTGTGGAAGTTGAAAACAAAGATAACTTGCCCCAAAATGCCACATTGGAAATTCCTGAAGGCATTAAATTTACCATCTCCGCCCAACTAAACAACGCCCCTGCTTCTCAACTCAAAGAAGAAATTGAGAAAAAAGGCTCAATTGGTTTAGCTACGAGATTAAACACCTTAGAACGTAAAGGAGCGACTTTTAAATGA
- a CDS encoding type II and III secretion system protein has product MTFADDFATEEQSLEGDYPTAFGITFTPVIMGVAIAVAGITLAIYGFVKYVQPAQKTYKEALTQKETLQAQLNSIKTGDLQLKLAQVESDLAAEKVLKSRVLAMFTSENDLETLLIDLNGFIATNQGNLTQFQPEAEVITVSDASLGAEIQGKLKKKSIAMTFEGTFNETKKILQDLERLQPLLMVQTINSTVKDKPTAILTGGNSSIVPQKEAVLTTQIKLDAILPMSQGELEQAQKTDEQAMLNEQTDQRKGRRERKSE; this is encoded by the coding sequence ATGACCTTTGCTGATGATTTTGCCACGGAAGAACAATCACTGGAGGGAGACTATCCTACTGCCTTCGGGATTACTTTTACACCTGTAATTATGGGTGTAGCGATCGCCGTTGCGGGGATTACTTTAGCCATATATGGTTTTGTTAAATATGTCCAGCCTGCTCAAAAAACATATAAAGAGGCTTTGACTCAAAAAGAAACCTTACAAGCACAATTAAACAGTATTAAAACTGGAGATTTGCAGTTAAAACTGGCTCAAGTGGAGTCCGATCTAGCAGCAGAAAAAGTACTTAAGTCTCGTGTTTTGGCAATGTTTACTAGTGAAAATGATCTCGAAACATTACTGATAGATTTAAACGGTTTTATCGCCACAAATCAGGGTAATTTAACTCAGTTTCAACCTGAAGCTGAGGTGATCACTGTGAGTGATGCGAGCCTGGGTGCAGAAATTCAAGGAAAACTCAAAAAGAAAAGCATTGCGATGACTTTTGAAGGAACATTTAATGAAACTAAAAAGATTCTTCAAGATTTAGAACGTTTACAACCATTACTAATGGTACAGACGATTAATTCGACGGTGAAAGACAAGCCTACAGCTATTTTAACTGGTGGCAATAGCTCAATCGTGCCACAGAAAGAGGCTGTGTTAACAACTCAGATCAAGCTGGATGCTATTTTGCCCATGAGTCAAGGAGAACTCGAACAAGCGCAAAAGACAGATGAGCAAGCAATGTTAAATGAACAAACAGATCAGCGTAAGGGTAGACGTGAACGTAAAAGTGAGTAG